TGCAGGCGTGATGCCCGGAGATATCGTTTTTTCAATTAACGGGAAGACGCCCGTCGACGAGGCTGACTACGCGATAATGATGAAGGATTTTGCCGATAAAGTGTGCTCGCTTAGAGTTTCGCGCTTCGGGAGCATGCTCGATTTCAATATTCTTGCAGTTGACCGCGCCGCTGACAGACCCAAGGAATACATAACAATCGCAGGCATGACCATTCAGCCGATGAGCCGATTCCTGCAATACTGGTACGATATGGATTCCTCCGCCGTATACATCTCAGATGTCGAGGAGCAAAGCGCCGCCGCTTCATGGGAGGCTTACAACGGTCCTATAAGGGCTGTTGCAGTTCGAGGATCTTACAGCGGCATACAGTCTTTCGACGGCTTCTGGAACGCAGTTAAGGATCTTTCTCCAGGCGAACCGATGGAGCTTTTTTACGGACTCGACCGGATACGCTCAATCGTAAAAGTAGTATACTACGATTCATCCGAGGCCCCCATGCGCAAGCAAGTGCCCGAGTATTACACAAAGAAACCCTGAAGAATTTATTGAATTAAATGCCCATTCTTGGCGAACTCGCCGCTCTCGGGACTTCCGTTCTCTGGGCATTTAACGCCGTATTCTTTACCGAGGCTTCAAGGCGCATACAGGTTATTGCTGTAAGCGTTTTGAGGCTTACACTTGCCTCAATCCTCTTAATTGCGGTTCACCTTCTTGCTGGAGGAAGATTTGCCTTCCCTCTACAATCAATGATTTGGCTCTCCATCTCGGGTATTGTTGCGCTAGCAGTGGGCGACTGGTTTCTTTTTGCGGCATTCGCTAAAATAGGTCCCCGAATTGTTCTTCTCGTAATGACCTTAAGTCCCGTATTCTCGGCATTAATAGCATGGATATTCCTGAAAGAAACTCTATCACTTCTTTCAATATCAGGCATTATGCTTGTGCTGGCAGGGATATGTCTCGTTGTCTTAAACAAGAAGGATAGTCAGCATTTGGATAGACGCTCCGTTATAGCCGGCGTTTTGATGGCGGTAGCAGCATCAATAGGGCAGGGTGCCGGTCTCGTACTTGCCAAGCAGGGAATGATTGAGGGCGTAAACGTTCTGGACGCCACCATGCTCAGGGTTCTTGCTGCGACAGCGGTCACGAGTCTTTACGTTCTGTTCGCAGGGAAGACTAAAGAAGTAGTCGGTTCAGTTAAGGATGGAAAAGCCATGCTTCATGTATCTCTGGGAACGACAATCGGATTGATAATAGGCACTCTCTTAGCGCTTTATGCGATAAATAACACGAAGGTGGGAATTGGCGCGACGTTTATCTCGTTATCGCCGGTTGTGATGCTTCCCTTGTCAAGGATTATTTACAAGGAGCGAATAACTTTTTTTGCCATTGCAGGAACATTGGCGGCTCTTGCAGGAGTCGCCTTGATTCTTATCAGATAGCAAGACCAATCAAGAATCGCCCTGCTGATTTTTCCATGCGGTTATTATGTAATTTGATGCAGCTTTTTCTGGGCTTGCGGCAGTTTTGTTATGGAATTCAGGCTGATGAAGATATCACCGGCAGTATCTTAACTTTCTTTAGAAAGGTAACTTGGACTTGACAAAATAAGGATTCGGCCTAATATTTTTCAAGGAGTTGTTTAAAGTAGGGATTGCGCCAGCAAAGACTTTTCATCAATGCGAGGATGGCAAAGGGCTGAGGCTGAAGAAATCCTTACCGCGAA
This bacterium DNA region includes the following protein-coding sequences:
- a CDS encoding DMT family transporter, which codes for MPILGELAALGTSVLWAFNAVFFTEASRRIQVIAVSVLRLTLASILLIAVHLLAGGRFAFPLQSMIWLSISGIVALAVGDWFLFAAFAKIGPRIVLLVMTLSPVFSALIAWIFLKETLSLLSISGIMLVLAGICLVVLNKKDSQHLDRRSVIAGVLMAVAASIGQGAGLVLAKQGMIEGVNVLDATMLRVLAATAVTSLYVLFAGKTKEVVGSVKDGKAMLHVSLGTTIGLIIGTLLALYAINNTKVGIGATFISLSPVVMLPLSRIIYKERITFFAIAGTLAALAGVALILIR